One segment of Cetobacterium sp. NK01 DNA contains the following:
- a CDS encoding GntR family transcriptional regulator yields MSVKNNTENIYEDLKEKIMNLEYKPGQTITEQEISNIYGVSRTPSRDILNKLSSTGLIESVPFKSSYVSLLDMDIIKQSIYMRIVLEKQIIKDAVRLIDDKFIADMEYNLKLQELLLKREFETKEFYDLDCQLHKLWYELTKNIFIWEQIEKAQIHYKRFKMLDILEVKNFKAIYEDHKMLVEVIKEKNTDKIEEIISEHLFSGINRLQNLIHGEFENYFNKR; encoded by the coding sequence ATGTCAGTAAAAAATAATACAGAAAATATATATGAAGATCTAAAAGAAAAAATAATGAATTTAGAATATAAACCAGGTCAAACAATAACAGAGCAAGAGATAAGTAATATTTATGGAGTTTCAAGAACACCAAGTAGAGATATATTGAATAAACTTTCATCAACAGGACTTATTGAAAGTGTTCCATTTAAATCAAGTTATGTAAGTCTATTAGATATGGATATCATAAAACAAAGTATTTATATGAGAATAGTTTTAGAAAAGCAAATAATAAAAGATGCAGTGAGATTAATAGATGATAAATTTATTGCAGATATGGAGTATAATCTTAAACTTCAAGAGCTTCTTTTAAAAAGAGAGTTTGAAACAAAAGAGTTCTATGATCTAGATTGCCAGTTACATAAATTATGGTATGAATTAACAAAAAATATATTTATTTGGGAGCAGATAGAAAAGGCTCAGATTCACTATAAGAGATTTAAGATGCTAGATATATTAGAAGTTAAAAATTTTAAAGCAATCTATGAGGATCATAAAATGTTAGTAGAGGTTATAAAAGAAAAAAATACAGATAAAATAGAAGAGATAATATCAGAACATCTTTTTAGTGGAATAAATAGATTACAAAATTTAATACATGGGGAATTTGAAAATTATTTTAATAAAAGATAA